DNA sequence from the candidate division KSB1 bacterium genome:
TGGTCGCCCGCTCTGGGACCGACAGCGTGGCGATGCCTGGCCCGCCGTATTCGATCATCCAGCCCACATTGCCCTTGGTCGTGAGCATCTCAAGCACCTTGAGGATGACGTCCTTGGCGGCGACCCACGGCTGCAGTTGACCGGTGAGCAGGATCTTCAGGACCCTTGGATAGGTGAGGTAAAAGGCGCCACCACCCATGGCCACCGCCACGTCCAGTCCGCCCGCGCCGATGGCCATCATCCCCAGGCCGCCGCCCGTGGGGGTGTGGCTGTCTGAGCCGAGCAGCGTCTTGCCCGGCACGCCAAATCGTTCCAAGTGCACCTGGTGGCAGATGCCATTTCCCGCCTTGGAGAGATAGATCCCGTACTTGGCAGCCACCGACTGCAGGTAGCGGTGATCGTCGGCGTTCTCGAATCCGTCCTGGAGCGTGTTGTGGTCGATGTAGCTCACCGACAGCTCGGTCTTGACGCGAGGAATCCCCATGGCTTCGAACTGAAGATAGGCCATGGTGCCGGTGGCATCCTGGGTGAGCGTCTGGTCGATGCGGATAGCCACCGGCTCGCCGGCCTTCATTTGGCCTTCCACCAGGTGAGCAGCAACAATCTTTTGAACAAGATTCTGTCCCATGATGGCCCTTCACACTCCTTTTCTCGACGAGGAGACACCTCGACAGGCAAAGGGGCTGCCCTCAAGGGCACGAGGGCAGCCCCAGGCCGCAAGACTACGCTGCGCCGACTTGCTTCTTGACCCAATCGGTTCCTACCGACTTCGGGCGCTCGATGGGTGCACCCATGGCGCGACCGACGATCAGTTGCGCGCACATGCCCAGAGCTCGCGAGACGCCGAACAGCACCGTGTAGTAGTCGAACTCCTTGAGGCCGAAGTAGTAGAGTAGCGCCCCTGAACCGGCGTCGACATTAGGCCAGGGGTTCTTGGCCTTGCCATGGGCCTGCAGCACCTCCGGCACCACCGCAAACAGCCGGTCGACGATCTGGAACACCTTGTCCTGCGCGCAGACGCGCTTGCCAAAGGCGTGGAAAGCGGTGAAGCGTGGGTCGGTGGCCCGCAGCACCGCATGTCCATAGCCAGGAATGACCTTGCCTGAATTCAGGGTGTCCCAGGCGAACTTTTTCAGCTCCTCATCGCTGGGCACGCCTTTGTACTTCTCCAGGATCTCCAACACGAATTTCAGGCATTCCTGATTGGCGAGCCCGTGCAGAGGGCCGGCCAACCCGTTCAGTCCCGCAGAAACCGCATAGTAGGCATCCGAAAGAGCCGAGCCCACCAGGTGGCAGGTGTGAGCGCTCACGTTGCCGCTCTCGTGGTCGCTGTGCAGCACCAGGTACAGGCGCATCAAGTTGGCGAACTCCCCGGTGGGGTCATCGAACCCCAGCATGCGCACATAGTTCGCACTCCAATCCAGCTCTGGGTCGCCCTTGATAAGCTTGCCATCCTTGAAACGGATGCGGTACACACCCGCCGCCACCGCCGGCAGCCGTGCCAAGAGATTGAGCGAGTCCTCCAGCATCGGCTCCCAGTACTCGGTCTTGGTCATGCCCTCGTCGTAGCGCTTGCGGAACAGCGATTCGCGCTCCATCACCAGGATGGCCGTGTCGAACATGGCCATGGGGTGCGAATCCTTGGGCATCGCGCGCAGCACAGCCCACACATACTCCGGGACCTTCGCGCGCTTGGTGAACTCATTGCGCAGGTCCTCCAGAGCGGCCTTGTCGGGCAGCTCTCCGGTGCACAGCAGATAAAACACCTCCTCGGGCGTCTCGTCGGTGAGCTGGGCGATGGGTATGCCTCTGATAATGAGCCCCTTCTCTGGATCCACCAAAGAAGTGTCGCAGATCAGAGACTTGACACCGCGCATGCCGCCGTAGGCCTGGGCCACGGTGACTTCGGAGATGACCTTGTCACCGTGGGTTTTGACCAGGTTGGCAATGTCTTCTCGCAAACGCGGGATCTGCTCAGCCAGTTTCTGCTTCAAGGTTGCCATGCGCCACCCTCCTTTTGGTGCGAAGCCCTACTGACCTAAATATCCCTTAGAAACCGACTTTGATGTTCGCTCCACCGACTGCTCGCAACGAGCGTGCTTGCTTCCGAACTGCTTCCCTGCCGCCGGTGCTCTGGGCAAGACAGCATCTCTCCGGCAACGGGCATAGCGCATCCTGCCGGCGCCGCTCAGCCAGCATCAACGTGCACCCGAGGCGCGGAAGGGGCTCGGCCCAAGTCTTCTCACGGTGTCCACAAAGTTGTTGACCATCTGCTGGAACTTGGGCGCCTCGGTGGCCAGGATCCACTCTAATCGGAGCCTTCGCGGGTCAACGCCGAACTGCCGCAGCATGCTGCGCAAAAGGGCAAACCGCCGCATCGTGCGGAAGTTGCCGCCGACGTAGTGACAATCGCCTGGATGACAACCGGCGATCATCACGCCGTCGGCGCCACGGCGCAGCGCTTCGATGACAAACTCTGGCTCCACGCGCGAGGTGCACTCCATGCGCACCACGGCAAAGTTCGGCTGCATGGGCAGCCGCGCCACGCCTGCCAGGTCCGCAGCCGCATCGGCACACCAGTCACAACAAAGCACCAAAACTTTAGGTTCGAACGCCGCAGTCACGCCTCTCTCCTTGCCTCAGATTCCGTCTCTCAGCTCAGCGCCGCGCCGATCACCGCCATGAGCTGGTCGCGGGTCCTGCCCTGCTGTCGCATGGCGCCACTGGCACAGGCCGCCACACAGCAGCCGCAGCCAGTGCACATGGCCTGGATGACCTCGGCGCGCTCCTTGTAACGCCCGTTCTCGCGCACGCGGTTGATGCGAATGGCATCGAACTCGCAGGCGCCTTCACAGATTCGGCAACCCGTGCAGAGCTCTTCGTCAGGGTGAGCGTACACCCCTTGCCAGGACAGTTCACCGCGTGTCAGCAGTGCCGTGACCCGCGCCGCAAGGGCATGGGCATGGGTCACCGACTCGCGCAACGAGCGTGGCGAGTGCGCCAGGCCGCCGACAAACACGCCTGCGCGGGCAAGGTCAAGCGGCCGGAACTTGCTGTTGACTTCGGCAAAAAACCCATCTTCATCCAATGGCACGCGCAATACCTTGCTCAGTCTGCCGTTCTTGGCCGCGACCACACCGGTGGAAAGAACCACCAAGTCTGCGGTGAACAGGAGCATCTCGTCGATGATCTTGTCCAGCACAAGCACTTCCAGTTTGCCATTCCGCTGTCTGACCACCGGCTTCTGGGCTAAGTCGTAGCGGAGAAAGATTACCCCGGCCTCCCTGGCCTTGGTGTAGTATTCCTCGCTGAAGCCGTAGGTCATAATGTCCCGATTGAGCACGTAGACCGCCAGGTCTGGGTTGGCCGTCTTGAGGGCAAGGGCATTCCGGATGGCCTGCGAACAGCAGATGCGGCTACAGTAGGGCCGCCGCTCATCGCGGGAGCCCACACACTGAATCATGACCACGCACTTGAGCCGCGAGGGGTTCAGTTTGCCCTTGGCGAGCCGTTGCTCCAGCTGGGTCTGGGTGAGCACCCGGCGGTTTTTCCCATACAGGTACTCCTTGGGTTGGTACTCGACGGCACCTGTGGCCACCACCACCACCCCATGCTGCAGCTGGCGCTTCGCCCCGGAGGCCCGCCGCACCGTCGTGCGGAAGTTGCCCACGAACCCATCAAGACGTGTGACCTCCGAGCGGAGATGGACGGTGATGCGCGGATTGGCTCTGACCTTCTCGATAGTCTTCCGCACAAAATCGGCGACGTCCAGTCCCTCCAGGGTGCGGTCGAAGAGCAGCGCGTTGCCCCCGAGCTCTCCGCTTTTCTCCACCAAGTGGACGGCGAAGCCCTGGGCGGCGATGTCCAGGGCGGCAACCATGCCGGTCACCCCGCCGCCGATGACCAGCGCCCGGGGCGTGACCTTGAGCACGCCCGGCGGTGCGGCAGTCGTGCTGCGCAGGCGCATGGCCGCTGCGTGGAGCAGGAACCTTGCCTTCTCGAGTGCCATTCCGCGGTCGGCGTGAATCCAGCCCACCTGCTCCCGCAACGGAACTACCTCCAACATGCGGCGATCAACTCCTGCCTCCGCCAACATCTGGGCGAAACGGTCTTCGTACAGGTGAGGTGAGCAGGCGCCAAACAGCACCCGGTTCAGCCCCTGCGCTCGGATGGCCTCTTTGACCCCCGCCAGGGTCGACTGGAAGCAGAGCAGGTCCACCACCGCTACATGCGCAACTCCGGGGAGGTTCCTTGCCGCACTGGCCAAGGCCTGCAGGTCGAGAACCTCCCCGACCTCTCCCTGGCACCTGCAGAGAAAGACTCCAATGCGCGCTTCTGCGCCTCGATGCTCTGCGGGGCTCAACGCCTGGTGTGCGCCGCCATGGTCACGCCGGCCAGGCTTGACCACGAGGGCTGCTTGTGCGGCAGCGGCAAGGCCCTGCGCCACGCTCTCGGGAATATCGCGGGGCGCAGTCAGCGCGCCACAGGCAAAGACCCCGGCCCTTCCGGTGCTCACCGCAGAGAAGCCCGGGTACGAGACAAAGCCGTGCCGGTTCACCTTTGCCCCTATGGCCGAGGCAAGCGCGGCGCTCTGCTCGGCAGGGCCCAATCCCACCGAAAGAACCACCAGTTCGAACTCGCGCCGCTGGAATGAGCTGTCCTCGGCCTCGTACACCACGACCAGATTCTTGCTCGCCGGGTGTTCCTCCACCGCGGACACGCGGCAGCGCGTGAACGCCACTCCCAGTTCCTGTTGGGCCTTCTGATACACGCGGTGATACCCCTTGCCGAAGGCACGCACGTCCATGTAGAAGATCTGCGACTGTATTCCTGCCGCCTTGAGGTGCGCTGCCTCCTTGATGGCAAACATGCAGCACGCCGACGAGCAGTAGTCGTGCTCGGCGTCCCGGGAGCCCACGCACTGGAGAAAAGCCACCGAAGCCGGAACTTTGCCGTCGGAGGGACGGCGCACGGCCCCTTGCGTCGGCCCGCCCTCGCTGGTGAGCCGCTCCAGCTCGGTGCTGGTCACCACGTTAGCAAATCGGCCATAGCCAAACTGACTCAGCGAGGAGGGGTCAAATTCTTTGAACCCAAGGGCAGCCACAATCGCCCCGACGTGGAGGTACTGGGTGGTCGGTCCGGCATCCAGGGAGATGGCGCCGGTGGGGCAAATGCGCACGCATTCACCGCAGCGCGTGCAAGCGGCCGCGTCGATGGTGTACAGGCGCGGAATACCCAAGCCGTGGCGCACGTACACCGCCTTGCGCACGCTCAGCCCCTGGTTGAACTCGTCCTGGACCTCCACTGGACATACCGGAATGCAGCGGCCACACGTGATGCACTTTTCCGGGTCCACAAACTGCGGGCTCGTCACCATGGTGGCCACGAAGGCGCCAGGCTTGCCTTCCAGCGCGGTGAGCTGGCTATCAAAGACCACCTTGACGTTCGGGTAGAGGAGCCCACGCCGCAAGCAGAAGCCGGACACCCCTTCACCGGGCACGGCCGGCAATAGCTTGCACAAGCCGCAATCGTCGGTAGGGAACAGCCTGTCGAGCTGCAGCACCTTGCCGCCTAGCATCGACGACTGGTCCACCAGGTAGACGGGCACCCCCATGTCCGCCAGTTCGATGGCGGCGCGAATCCCGGCAACGCCTGCTCCCACCACCAGGACTGCTTGAGTCTTCTCGCTTCGCTCCGCCACGTGCGTCGTCCCTCGCGCTTCTGTTGGTGGATATCCCTTAGGCGGCAGCCGCCGGTGACACCTTGGCCAAAACCGCGTCTGGCCGCACCTTGTTCAGGCGGACCCCAAGGTCCTTCGGGTCGTACCCCATGGCAAGTCCCAAGACCTGGGGATAGAAAAAGACCGGAAGGGCGATTTCACGCTGGAACTGCTCTTCCACCTTCTTCTGGTTGTCCTCGTAGAGCACGCTGCAGAACGGGCAGATGGAGATGAGCGCGTCGGCCCCGGCAGCCCGCACATCACTCAACTTCAGGCCCGACAGTCCAAGCGCCGTCGTCTGCTCCACACCTAAGATGGCGCCACCGCAGCAGTACTTCTTGGTCTCGTAGCGGATAACTTCGGCCCCGGTGACAGCCACCAGCTCGTCCAAAGAGCGCGCCGCCTCGGGGTCGTCGAAAGCGTCATAGTTCCCTTTTGGGCGCACGAAGTGGCAACCATAATGCGGAGCCAG
Encoded proteins:
- a CDS encoding citrate (Si)-synthase, with product MATLKQKLAEQIPRLREDIANLVKTHGDKVISEVTVAQAYGGMRGVKSLICDTSLVDPEKGLIIRGIPIAQLTDETPEEVFYLLCTGELPDKAALEDLRNEFTKRAKVPEYVWAVLRAMPKDSHPMAMFDTAILVMERESLFRKRYDEGMTKTEYWEPMLEDSLNLLARLPAVAAGVYRIRFKDGKLIKGDPELDWSANYVRMLGFDDPTGEFANLMRLYLVLHSDHESGNVSAHTCHLVGSALSDAYYAVSAGLNGLAGPLHGLANQECLKFVLEILEKYKGVPSDEELKKFAWDTLNSGKVIPGYGHAVLRATDPRFTAFHAFGKRVCAQDKVFQIVDRLFAVVPEVLQAHGKAKNPWPNVDAGSGALLYYFGLKEFDYYTVLFGVSRALGMCAQLIVGRAMGAPIERPKSVGTDWVKKQVGAA
- a CDS encoding hydrogenase iron-sulfur subunit codes for the protein MTAAFEPKVLVLCCDWCADAAADLAGVARLPMQPNFAVVRMECTSRVEPEFVIEALRRGADGVMIAGCHPGDCHYVGGNFRTMRRFALLRSMLRQFGVDPRRLRLEWILATEAPKFQQMVNNFVDTVRRLGPSPFRASGAR
- a CDS encoding FAD-dependent oxidoreductase, which codes for MVAALDIAAQGFAVHLVEKSGELGGNALLFDRTLEGLDVADFVRKTIEKVRANPRITVHLRSEVTRLDGFVGNFRTTVRRASGAKRQLQHGVVVVATGAVEYQPKEYLYGKNRRVLTQTQLEQRLAKGKLNPSRLKCVVMIQCVGSRDERRPYCSRICCSQAIRNALALKTANPDLAVYVLNRDIMTYGFSEEYYTKAREAGVIFLRYDLAQKPVVRQRNGKLEVLVLDKIIDEMLLFTADLVVLSTGVVAAKNGRLSKVLRVPLDEDGFFAEVNSKFRPLDLARAGVFVGGLAHSPRSLRESVTHAHALAARVTALLTRGELSWQGVYAHPDEELCTGCRICEGACEFDAIRINRVRENGRYKERAEVIQAMCTGCGCCVAACASGAMRQQGRTRDQLMAVIGAALS
- a CDS encoding CoB--CoM heterodisulfide reductase iron-sulfur subunit B family protein, with product MKYALFLGCTVPIRSQNYEVAVRAVASGLGIELVDVEDFSCCGFPVKSTNAQTTLLMAARNLAVAEEQGLDVCCLCSACSAVLTETNLELQQHPELLRQVNRQLRKINRQYRGTVKVKHFARILYEDYGIDNLRRHVTRPLTTLKLAPHYGCHFVRPKGNYDAFDDPEAARSLDELVAVTGAEVIRYETKKYCCGGAILGVEQTTALGLSGLKLSDVRAAGADALISICPFCSVLYEDNQKKVEEQFQREIALPVFFYPQVLGLAMGYDPKDLGVRLNKVRPDAVLAKVSPAAAA